Within the Scytonema millei VB511283 genome, the region CAACATTTGGTAAGGGCGGGTTTTGGGGGCAGATTTCTTGTCATAGTCGTGAATATGCTTGCTAAACCCGCCCCTACGACAACTGATGACTGATAATTTTGTAGAGACATTACATGTAACGTCTCTACACTGACAACTGACAACTGATAACTGATAACTGATAACTGATAATGCTCCCAACCGACTTACTCATGCACCGCCAAAACGGGGAAGAAATCACCCCAAAGCGACTCAAAATAGACAAACACAACCTAGAAATCGCCACTGATATTATTACCACGTTCCAAGAAAATCTCGGTAACATCCAAGCAGAACTCGACCGACAACTACAAGAACTGGAAGGAGACAGCCCCGATTATCGCCTTAAACGCGGCTTGGCATATCTCCTGCGCAGTGGCTTTTGTGAATTTGAAATTGTCAGCCCCCTAGAACCACCAATGCTGCGCGAACGAGTCTTCGCTCTTGCAGCACAATCGGCTCCCAGTCCCCAGCAGAGCCACCAAGTATTGGAACAGTTAGCATTACAACTCAGCCGCGAATTAGACAAAGAAGTCTTCCCCGAACAAATTCGCACGGGTTTGTATGCAGACTTAGTAGAAAACCGCATCATGACACGGTTCGAGCCGCCAACGCCAGAAGCTCTACTACACCGTTACAATTTATCTCAAGTTCAAGGGGTATTTTATCGTGCCAGCCACCTGACTCTCAATGCTCATCGCAACGTCCCAGGAGAATACAAGCTGTTATTTCGCTATCTCAAATTATTTCAATTGATGGCATATATCGAAGGAGATGCCGACCACGGATTTACAATTACGGTTGATGGTCCAGCAAGTTTATTTAATCCTAGTACGAGATATGGACTAGCGATCGCCAAACTTATTCCGGCTTTACTTCACGTCACGAAATGGAGTTTGAGCGCAATTTTACAAACCCGCGATTTCTATACTAATAACTGGAAAACAGGACGATTCACGCTAAATTCTGAGTGCGGTTTAGTCTCTCATTATCCGCCAGGTAAACCTTATGACAGTATGCTAGAAGCAGCTTTTGTCGAGCGTTGGAATGCCACAAAAACCGAATGGGTACTAGAGCGAGAAGTCGATTTAATTCCAATTCCTGGTAGCGTCATGATTCCCGATTTTCGTTTGGTACATCCTGACGGACGAGTGTTTTTGTTAGAAATTGTTGGATACTGGCGACCGGAATATTTGCAAAAGAAATTTTCTCAAGTTCGTCGCGCTCAATCCGAGAACTTGATTTTGGCAATTTCCGAGCGATTGAATTTAGAAAAAGCAGGTGTCAAAATGAATGACGTGCCAGCTAGGATTGTTTGGTTTAAGGATAAACTCTTGCCAAGAGATGTATTAAAGGCAATGGATTAAACTTCACCGTTCGATGAGAAAAAGCAGTTTACATACCAGTACAGCGATCGCAATTCTCAACTGTCCTAGTTCAAATATGCCAAATTGTACCGTGTGCAGTTCGGAAAAATCTTTTATAGTGCGGTTATCAGCTATCAGTTATCAGTTAGCAGTTATCAGTCAACCGTCAACCACTCATTACCAATGACCAATGACCACTGACCAATGACAAATGACAAATTACCAATTTATTATGAAAATTATTTTAAATCGCCACTCTTCCCAACCGCTTTACTTACAAATCCGCGATTATTTGAGTCGCTTGATTCAATCTAGTAAACTTGCGCCCGGGGAAAAATTGCCTTCAATTCGGAATTTAGCAGCCAGTGTTGGTGTGAATAAATTGACGATTATTGAGGCTTATGGTGTATTAGCAGCTGACGGTTTAATTCAATCTCGTCCAGGTGCGGGATATTTTGTCAGCAGTGCTGTATCCTCGCCACAGCGCCAATCGCATTTTGCTCCGACTCAAAAAGTGACGATTTCTGAAACGGGAGAAACTTTTTGCGAGCAAATAATGGCTGCTTTGCAGGCTCAACAACAAAAAGAAATTATTAATTTCAGTTCTGGATTTCCGCTGACTCAAGAGTTAGAGAATTTTCAGCGCATTGCTAAACGGGCGATCGCCAATTCTACCGATACTTTATTTCGCTACGATCTACCCCAAGGACAACTTGTTTTACGCCAACAAATAGCCCAGATGCTATTAAACCAAGGTCTAGAAGTTTCCCCTGAAGAAATTATCGTGACCAATGGATCGGAACAAGGATTATCGCTGGCAATGCGTTACTATCTTCAGGCTGGAGATTGGGTAATTGTTGAAACGCCTACCTATCACGGAGCTTTGGGAATACTAGCAAATTTGGGCGTTAAAGTTATTGGTATTCCCATGACAGCAGAAGGTATGAATTTGGAGTTGTTAGAACAATATCTTTGCAGTCATCGTCCTAAATTAATTTATACGATTAGTACTTTACACAATCCGACCGGAATTACGACTTCTCAAGCTCATCGCCAAAAATTGTTAGCACTGGCTCAACAATACGAATGTCCTATTTTGGAAGATAATGCTTATGAAGCTCTAAATTTTGAATTTGAGCCTGTTGCAGCTCCAATTAAAGCTTTAGATCGCAGCGATATTGTCACCTATATCAGTACGTTTTCTAAAACTTTAATGCCTGGTTTGCGAGTCGGTTATACGGTTGTGACGGGCAAGCATTATCAACCAATTTTAGAACAGAAAATTCTGCAAGATTTGCACTCATCTACAGTTTCACAAGCAATTGTCAGCGAGTTTTTGGCTGGCGGACATTATCGTCGCTATCTCAACCGCTTGCGGACAAACCATCTTCAAAGTCGTAACGCCATGCTTCAGGCTTTAGAGCGT harbors:
- a CDS encoding DUF790 family protein; the protein is MLPTDLLMHRQNGEEITPKRLKIDKHNLEIATDIITTFQENLGNIQAELDRQLQELEGDSPDYRLKRGLAYLLRSGFCEFEIVSPLEPPMLRERVFALAAQSAPSPQQSHQVLEQLALQLSRELDKEVFPEQIRTGLYADLVENRIMTRFEPPTPEALLHRYNLSQVQGVFYRASHLTLNAHRNVPGEYKLLFRYLKLFQLMAYIEGDADHGFTITVDGPASLFNPSTRYGLAIAKLIPALLHVTKWSLSAILQTRDFYTNNWKTGRFTLNSECGLVSHYPPGKPYDSMLEAAFVERWNATKTEWVLEREVDLIPIPGSVMIPDFRLVHPDGRVFLLEIVGYWRPEYLQKKFSQVRRAQSENLILAISERLNLEKAGVKMNDVPARIVWFKDKLLPRDVLKAMD
- the pdxR gene encoding MocR-like pyridoxine biosynthesis transcription factor PdxR, with protein sequence MTNYQFIMKIILNRHSSQPLYLQIRDYLSRLIQSSKLAPGEKLPSIRNLAASVGVNKLTIIEAYGVLAADGLIQSRPGAGYFVSSAVSSPQRQSHFAPTQKVTISETGETFCEQIMAALQAQQQKEIINFSSGFPLTQELENFQRIAKRAIANSTDTLFRYDLPQGQLVLRQQIAQMLLNQGLEVSPEEIIVTNGSEQGLSLAMRYYLQAGDWVIVETPTYHGALGILANLGVKVIGIPMTAEGMNLELLEQYLCSHRPKLIYTISTLHNPTGITTSQAHRQKLLALAQQYECPILEDNAYEALNFEFEPVAAPIKALDRSDIVTYISTFSKTLMPGLRVGYTVVTGKHYQPILEQKILQDLHSSTVSQAIVSEFLAGGHYRRYLNRLRTNHLQSRNAMLQALERYFPAQASWTIPQGGLFLWVHLPEGISVQAICREALSCKILVASGTAFFPNHQGYPALRLNFSNSLADIDRGVAVLGELVQKYLAAVVPQPSRAISDRPLEIASNVRVPNLGMLTKN